DNA from Candidatus Wallbacteria bacterium:
AAGATAGCTGGCGCCATTCCGGCTGACTGGCGGAACGATTCCGTTCAGAAGACTGATGTTGCCTATCTGTTCCCGGAAATCGACTCAGGGGAAATCCTCTCCGAACTACCGGTGAACATGGATTTCATCGACATGCGCTACGTGAAGGGCGCGCTGTTCTGGAACGTCAGGCGGGAGAATTACAACAAAAGCCGGCTGAACAGGATGATCGGCCACAAATCGTATCAGTTGATGACAGTGCGTAACGTGAATACCGCGCGGTTTCTGGCAGGATCAGAATGAAACAGCGGGAGATTTCCATCCCATACCATAACTATCATGTTTCTATGCCCCCAGACGATAACATTTTAAAAATACATGTTTTCCGGGGGGAAAATGAAAAAATTCATATATTTGTCTTCTGCACTTATATTGACTGCGATGATCCTTACCGGCTGCGGCGGCAGCGCAGATTCCGGCGGCGGGACAGCAGCAGCAGACCTGAGATCCATCAGAGGCATTCTTTACGCGCCTGCGCCTGCAGGATCC
Protein-coding regions in this window:
- a CDS encoding DUF1697 domain-containing protein, with product KIAGAIPADWRNDSVQKTDVAYLFPEIDSGEILSELPVNMDFIDMRYVKGALFWNVRRENYNKSRLNRMIGHKSYQLMTVRNVNTARFLAGSE